A genomic segment from Lutzomyia longipalpis isolate SR_M1_2022 chromosome 3, ASM2433408v1 encodes:
- the LOC129792696 gene encoding nuclear envelope phosphatase-regulatory subunit 1 homolog isoform X1 codes for MSQMEQSACEDLKAFERRLTEVIAALHPPTLRWRCMQFSGQKLIDFLIIFHHFPVILFVLSTVTALGAWYWLTDPRTSVVPFTESLLNHPIFTVGTLILIMLFACGIHRLVIAPQIITSRTRAVLNDFNMSCDDTGKLILRPRPTN; via the exons ATGTCTCAAATGGAACAATCGGCCTGCGAAG ATCTGAAAGCCTTCGAAAGGAGATTAACGGAAGTCATTGCTGCTCTCCATCCACCCACTCTGCGCTGGCGGTGTATGCAATTTTCTGGGCAAAAACTGAttgattttctaataattttccaccattttccAGTAATTCTCTTCGTGCTATCAACGGTTACAGCACTGGGAGCTTGGTACTGGTTAACGGATCCAAGGACTTCTGTTGTTCCCTTCACCGAATCACTCCTCAATCATCCAATCTTCACAGTTGGCACCCTAATTCTCA TAATGCTATTTGCCTGTGGAATCCATCGGCTAGTCATAGCGCCCCAAATTATTACATCACGAACGCGGGCAGTGCTCAATGATTTCAACATGTCCTGCGATGATACGGGGAAGCTTATCTTACGACCTAGGCCCACAAATTAG
- the LOC129792696 gene encoding nuclear envelope phosphatase-regulatory subunit 1 homolog isoform X2, with protein MSQMEQSACEDLKAFERRLTEVIAALHPPTLRWRLILFVLSTVTALGAWYWLTDPRTSVVPFTESLLNHPIFTVGTLILIMLFACGIHRLVIAPQIITSRTRAVLNDFNMSCDDTGKLILRPRPTN; from the exons ATGTCTCAAATGGAACAATCGGCCTGCGAAG ATCTGAAAGCCTTCGAAAGGAGATTAACGGAAGTCATTGCTGCTCTCCATCCACCCACTCTGCGCTGGCGGT TAATTCTCTTCGTGCTATCAACGGTTACAGCACTGGGAGCTTGGTACTGGTTAACGGATCCAAGGACTTCTGTTGTTCCCTTCACCGAATCACTCCTCAATCATCCAATCTTCACAGTTGGCACCCTAATTCTCA TAATGCTATTTGCCTGTGGAATCCATCGGCTAGTCATAGCGCCCCAAATTATTACATCACGAACGCGGGCAGTGCTCAATGATTTCAACATGTCCTGCGATGATACGGGGAAGCTTATCTTACGACCTAGGCCCACAAATTAG
- the LOC129792699 gene encoding programmed cell death protein 5, with translation MGDDELDAIRAQRLAEMQKQYGSSDQKAQGEAQEERRRQEEDMKNSILAQIMDQSARARLNTLKISKPEKAQMVEQMIIRMAQMGQIPGKLDDTQLVQLLESVNRQMPRSTSAVKFDRRRTAIDSDDEDYGL, from the exons ATGGGAGACGATGAATTAGATGCCATACGTGCCCAACGGCTGGCTGAGATGCAGAAGCAATAC GGTTCTTCTGACCAAAAAGCCCAAGGAGAAGCCCAGGAGGAGCGTCGTCGTCAGGAGGAGGATATGAAGAACTCCATTTTGGCTCAGATAATGGACCAATCGGCAAGAGCTCGATTGAATACCCTTAAAATCAGCAAACCCGAGAAGGCTCAAATGGTGGAGCAGATGATAATAAGAATGGCTCAAATGGGACAAATCCCCGGGAAACTCGATGATACTCAACTTGTTCAGCTGCTGGAGAGCGTAAATAGGCAGATGCCACGCAGTACATCAGCTGTGAAGTTTGACCGAAGGAGAACAGCTATTGATTCTGATGATGAAGACTACGGATTGTAA
- the LOC129792643 gene encoding protein disulfide-isomerase TMX3 encodes MDVSGMFTMKFLALLLLVFLGISEGSRVIELSDRFLDVRHEGQWFVKFYAPWCAHCKRLEPVWSHVAQTLYNTNVRVGKVDCTRFTSVAQVFNINSFPTIIFMKDGLEFVYNGERTKEELIHFVMRMSGPPVQLVTRTDSVDMLKASHPIFFSYIGKQEGLLWDTYASVAEVFQPHGFFYATSFEIARDHFDIDTLPAVIVYKERNHFYYPLSGELSFVEPSHMNRTLHAWVNEERFSIFPKVTRSNINELMLTRKYLVLAVVEENRLAEVAAHELEFRDMIESIIRMNHDKFHSRFQFGWIGTPELAHSIAMDTLATPHLLVLNSTTSEHHIPDDEPLKLTSEAIQVFLENIHNQSAPVYGGNSFYVRIYRTYFEAKRSLSEMWRGNPVLTSVLFGLPLGFLSLIIYSICCADILDADEEDIDTHEKNE; translated from the exons ATGGATGTATCTGGGATGTTCACAATGAAGTTTCTTGCTTTACTTCTCCTTG TGTTTCTGGGTATCTCGGAAGGATCTCGTGTAATTGAGCTGAGTGATCGTTTCTTGGATGTTCGGCATGAGGGTCAGTGGTTTGTTAAATTCTACGCCCCTTGGTGTGCTCACTGCAAACGTCTCGAACCAGTTTG GTCTCACGTTGCCCAGACGCTTTACAACACAAATGTACGTGTGGGAAAGGTTGATTGCACTCGATTCACATCTGTGGCCCAAGTcttcaatataaattctttccCGACGATAATTTTCATGAAGGATGGCCTGGAGTTTGTCTACAACGGAGAACGTACCAAGGAGGAGCTAATTCACTTTGTTATGCGAATGTCCGGGCCACCAGTGCAGCTTGTAACACGTACAGACAGTGTGGACATGCTAAAAGCCAGTCATCCCATCTTTTTCTCCTACATCGGAAAGCAGGAGGGCCTCCTATGGGATACTTATGCTTCAGTGGCGGAAGTCTTCCAGCCTCATGGATTTTTCTATGCTACCTCCTTTGAGATTGCACGAGATCACTTTGATATCGATACCCTTCCTGCTGTGATTGTGTACAAGGAGAGAAATCATTTCTACTATCCAC TTTCCGGTGAATTGTCTTTCGTAGAGCCATCCCACATGAATCGAACTCTCCATGCGTGGGTGAATGAAGAGAGATTCTCAATATTCCCCAAAGTCACGCGAAGCAATATAAATGAATTGATGTTGACAAGGAAATATCTCGTGTTAGCCGTTGTGGAGGAAAATCGTCTGGCTGAGGTGGCAGCCCATGAGCTGGAATTCCGGGATATGATTGAATCCATAATCCGAATGAATCACGATAAATTTCATTCGCGCTTCCAATTTGGATGGATCGGTACACCAGAGTTGGCACATTCCATCGCAATGGACACCCTGGCTACGCCTCATCTCCTCGTCTTGAACTCCACAACGTCTGAGCATCACATTCCCGACGATGAGCCATTGAAATTAACTTCAGAAGCCATTCAG GTCTTCCTGGAGAATATTCACAACCAGAGCGCTCCTGTATACGGTGGAAATTCCTTCTATGTACGCATCTATCGTACGTACTTTGAGGCAAAACGTTCCCTCAGTGAAATGTGGCGAGGTAATCCTGTGTTAACTTCGGTTCTCTTTGGCCTACCTCTTGGTTTTCTCTCGCTCATCATCTACTCCATTTGCTGTGCTGATATCCTCGATGCGGATGAAGAGGACATTGACACACACGAGAAGAATGAGTAG